The Prunus persica cultivar Lovell chromosome G7, Prunus_persica_NCBIv2, whole genome shotgun sequence genome has a segment encoding these proteins:
- the LOC18769862 gene encoding flavonoid 3'-monooxygenase: MEAISYAILTLALVATLALVSKIFFPQSQKLKFPPGPKPWPIIGNLNHIGPLPHQSLHKLSQIYGPIMQLKFGSYPVVIASSAEMARQFLRTHDHIFASRPQTAAGKYTTYNYSNLTWAPHGPYWRQGRKIYLSHLFSSKILDSVEYIRVEENRAFLSRLCALSGKPTMLKEHLSRLTLTIISRIVLGKKYFSVSESESSIVTLEEFQEMLDELFLLNGVLNIGDWIPWVQFFDLQGFVKRMKALKKKFDRFHDHVFDEHRAKKEGVKDFVPKDMVDLLLQLAEDPDIEVKLNYDSVKGFTQDLIAGGTDTSATTVEWAMSELMKQPLLIEKATEELDRVIGRGRWVEEKDIPQLPYIEAIMKETMRKHPVAVMLAPHLALEDCNVGGYDICKGTRVFINTWSMGREPSQWDAPDEFNPDRFLGRSIDVKGQNFELLPFGSGRRMCPGYSLGLKMIRSSLANLLHGFNWKLPGNMKPEDLSMEEVFGLATPRKFPLVAVVEPRLPAHLY, from the exons ATGGAGGCTATTTCTTATGCTATTTTGACCCTGGCATTGGTAGCTACTCTGGCCCTTGTCTCAAAAATTTTCTTCCCCCAATCCCAGAAGCTAAAATTTCCACCAGGCCCCAAACCATGGCCTATAATTGGCAACCTCAACCACATTGGTCCTCTGCCTCATCAATCCCTTCACAAATTGTCCCAAATTTATGGACCAATAATGCAGCTCAAGTTTGGCTCCTATCCAGTTGTGATTGCCTCATCTGCAGAAATGGCAAGACAATTTTTGAGGACACATGATCACATCTTTGCCTCTAGACCCCAAACTGCAGCTGGTAAGTACACAACTTATAACTACAGCAATCTCACTTGGGCACCTCATGGTCCATACTGGCGCCAAGGCCGCAAAATTTACCTCTCCCATCTGTTTAGCTCAAAGATACTAGACTCTGTCGAATACATTCGTGTTGAGGAAAATCGCGCCTTTCTCTCGCGGCTCTGTGCCTTGTCAGGCAAGCCAACTATGCTCAAAGAGCATCTGTCACGCCTAACTCTTACCATTATAAGTAGAATTGTGTTGGGTAAGAAGTATTTTAGCGTGTCTGAATCTGAGAGTTCGATAGTGACACTAGAAGAATTTCAAGAGATGTTAGATGAGCTGTTCTTGCTTAATGGGGTTTTGAACATAGGGGATTGGATCCCATGGGTTCAGTTTTTTGACTTGCAAGGGTTTGTAAAACGAATGAAGgccttgaagaaaaaattcgaCCGGTTTCATGATCATGTGTTTGATGAACACAGGGCAAAGAAGGAAGGAGTTAAAGATTTTGTGCCAAAGGACATGGTGGACTTACTGTTGCAGCTGGCTGAAGATCCTGATATTGAAGTGAAGCTCAATTATGACAGTGTCAAGGGATTCACTCAG GATTTAATAGCAGGAGGAACTGATACCTCTGCAACCACTGTGGAGTGGGCAATGTCTGAGCTCATGAAACAACCACTCCTCATCGAAAAGGCAACCGAAGAGCTCGACAGAGTGATCGGGAGAGGGAGATGGGTAGAAGAGAAAGACATCCCACAACTTCCTTACATAGAGGCAATTATGAAAGAGACAATGAGGAAGCACCCAGTTGCTGTAATGCTAGCTCCACATCTAGCTCTTGAAGATTGCAATGTGGGAGGTTATGATATTTGCAAAGGAACTAGAGTGTTCATAAACACATGGAGCATGGGGAGAGAGCCTTCACAATGGGATGCACCAGATGAGTTCAACCCTGATAGATTCTTAGGGAGGTCAATTGATGTGAAGGGACAAAACTTTGAGCTCCTGCCATTTGGCTCAGGAAGGAGGATGTGCCCTGGTTATAGCCTTGGACTGAAAATGATAAGGTCTAGTTTGGCTAACTTGTTACATGGATTTAATTGGAAATTACCTGGCAATATGAAACCAGAAGATTTGAGCATGGAGGAAGTTTTCGGATTGGCTACACCTCGGAAGTTCCCACTTGTTGCAGTTGTGGAGCCTCGGCTCCCTGCCCATCTTTATTAA
- the LOC18769951 gene encoding flavonoid 3'-monooxygenase, producing MEAFSWTVITLALVAALALLSKILFPKRPNLPPGPKPWPIIGNLNLIGRLPNQSFHKLSQTYGPIMQLKFGSYPVVIASSPEMAKQFLKTHDHIFASRPQTAVGKYLTYGYLNVTWAPYGPYWRQARKIFLTELFSSKKLESFQYIRVEENRAFISRLYALSGKAVVLKEHLSRLTLSIMSRIVFGKEYFGMSKSESSIMSFKEFQDTSDELFLLSGVFNIGDWIPWLNFLDLQGYVKRMKALTKKVDHFYEFVLDEHKARKEGVEKFVAEDMVDLLLRLADDPNDLEVKLTYDSVKALTQDLITGGSDTSANTLEWTMSELIKQPNLIKKATEELDRVIGKERWVEEKDLENLPYIDAIMKETMRKHPVVAMLPPRLALEDCNVAGYDICKGTIVFVNTWSMGRDPTLWDAPDDFRPERFLGKAIDVKGQSFEFLPFGSGRRMCPGYSLGLKVIRSCLANMLHGFNWKLPENMKTEDLDMEEVYGLITPRKFPILAIVEPRLPIHLY from the exons ATGGAGGCTTTTTCTTGGACAGTTATAACCCTTGCACTGGTAGCTGCTCTGGCCCTTCTCTCCAAAATTCTCTTTCCCAAACGCCCAAACCTTCCACCAGGCCCCAAACCATGGCCTATAATTGGCAACCTCAACCTCATTGGTCGTCTGCCGAATCAATCCTTTCACAAATTGTCCCAAACTTATGGACCAATAATGCAGCTCAAATTTGGCTCCTACCCAGTTGTAATTGCCTCATCTCCAGAAATGGCAAAACAATTTTTAAAGACACATGATCACATCTTTGCCTCTAGGCCTCAAACTGCAGTAGGCAAGTACCTCACTTATGGCTACCTCAATGTCACTTGGGCACCTTATGGTCCTTATTGGCGTCAAGCCCGCAAAATTTTTCTGACGGAGCTGTTTAGCTCGAAAAAATTAGAGTCTTTTCAATACATTCGGGTTGAGGAAAATCGTGCTTTTATTTCGCGACTCTATGCCTTGTCAGGGAAGGCAGTTGTGCTCAAAGAGCATCTGTCACGCCTTACTCTTAGCATTATGAGCAGAATTGTGTTCGGGAAGGAGTATTTTGGCATGTCCAAATCTGAGAGTTCGATAATGTCATTCAAAGAATTTCAGGACACATCAGATGAGTTGTTCTTGCTTAGCGGGGTATTCAACATAGGGGATTGGATACCCTGGCTTAATTTTTTGGACTTGCAAGGTTATGTAAAGCGAATGAAGGCCTTAACGAAAAAAGTGGACCACTTTTATGAGTTTGTGCTAGATGAACACAAGGCAAGGAAGGAAGGAGTGGAGAAATTTGTGGCAGAGGACATGGTGGATTTACTGTTGCGGCTGGCTGATGACCCTAATGATCTTGAAGTTAAGCTCACTTATGACAGTGTCAAGGCACTCACTCAG GACTTGATAACTGGAGGCAGTGATACGTCTGCAAACACTTTGGAGTGGACAATGTCTGAACTCATAAAACAAccaaacctcataaaaaaggCAACAGAAGAGCTTGACAGAGTGATTGGGAAGGAGAGATGGGTGGAAGAGAAAGACCTCGAGAACCTTCCTTATATCGATGCAATTATGAAAGAGACCATGAGGAAGCACCCTGTAGTGGCAATGCTACCACCACGTCTAGCTCTTGAAGATTGCAATGTGGCAGGCTATGATATTTGCAAAGGAACTATAGTGTTTGTGAACACATGGAGCATGGGGAGAGATCCCACGCTGTGGGATGCACCGGATGACTTTAGGCCTGAGAGGTTCTTAGGGAAAGCAATTGATGTGAAGGGACAGAGTTTTGAGTTCTTGCCATTTGGCTCAGGAAGGAGGATGTGCCCTGGTTATAGTCTTGGACTGAAAGTGATAAGGTCTTGCTTGGCCAACATGTTACATGGGTTCAATTGGAAATTGCCTGAGAATATGAAAACAGAAGATTTGGACATGGAGGAGGTTTATGGATTGATAACACCTCGGAAGTTCCCAATTCTTGCAATAGTCGAACCTCGGCTACCAATCCATCTTTACTAA
- the LOC18771160 gene encoding flavonoid 3'-monooxygenase gives MRPPRSSNYKLQAISVNTALLNFHTMEASSSLVVLALALLAALALLSKILFPKRPKLPPGPKPWPIIGNLNLLGPLPHQSLHKLSQTYGPIMQLKFGSYPVVVASSPEMTKQFLKTHDHIFASRPQTAAGKYLTYDYLNVTWAPYGPYWRQGRKIFLMELFSPKRLESFRYIRVEENRAFASRLYALSGKAVVLKEHLSRLSLSIMSRIVLGKEYFSLTDFESSIMSLKEFQDMLDELFLLNGVFNIGDWIPWLDFLDLQGYVKRMKVVKKKMDWFYEFVLHEHKARKEGVKEFVAKDMVDLLLQLVDDPNDLEVKLTYDSIKAFTQDVIAGGTDTSASVLEWAMSELIKQPNLIEKATEELDRVIGKERWVEEKDLENLPYMDAIMKETMRKHPAVVMLPPHLALEDCNVAGYDVRKGTLVFVNIWSMGRDPTLWDAPDEFRPERFLGKAIDVKGQSFELLPFGSGRRMCPGYSLGLKMIGSCLANMLHGFNWKLPENVKVEDLGMEEVYGLVTPRKFPLVVVTEPRLPIHLY, from the exons ATGCGTCCTCCTCGCTCCTCCAACTACAAATTACAAGCAATATCAGTCAACACTGCACTACTCAACTTTCACACAATGGAGGCTTCTTCCTCTTTGGTTGTTTTAGCCCTTGCATTGCTAGCCGCTCTGGCCCTTCTCTCCAAAATTCTATTTCCCAAACgcccaaaacttccaccaGGTCCAAAACCATGGCCTATAATTGGCAACCTCAATCTCCTTGGTCCTCTGCCTCATCAATCCCTTCACAAATTGTCCCAAACTTATGGACCAATAATGCAGCTTAAGTTTGGCTCCTACCCAGTTGTTGTTGCCTCATCTCCAGAAATgacaaaacaatttttaaaGACACATGATCACATCTTTGCATCTAGGCCTCAAACTGCTGCAGGCAAGTACCTCACTTATGACTACCTCAATGTCACCTGGGCACCTTATGGTCCATATTGGCGTCAAGGCCGCAAAATTTTTCTCATGGAGCTGTTTAGCCCCAAAAGACTAGAGTCTTTTCGATACATTCGGGTTGAGGAAAATCGTGCTTTTGCTTCGCGACTCTATGCCTTGTCGGGGAAGGCAGTTGTGCTCAAAGAGCATCTGTCACGCCTAAGTCTTAGCATTATGAGCAGAATTGTGTTGGGGAAGGAGTATTTTAGCTTGACCGACTTCGAGAGTTCGATAATGTCACTCAAAGAATTTCAGGACATGTTAGATGAGTTGTTCTTGCTTAATGGGGTATTCAATATAGGGGATTGGATACCATGGCTTGATTTTTTGGATTTGCAAGGTTATGTAAAGCGAATGAAGGtcgtaaagaaaaaaatggacTGGTTTTATGAGTTTGTGCTCCATGAACACAAGGCCAGGAAGGAAGGAGTGAAGGAGTTTGTGGCAAAGGACATGGTGGATTTACTATTGCAGCTGGTTGATGATCCTAATGATCTTGAAGTTAAGCTCACCTATGACAGTATCAAGGCATTCACTCAG GACGTGATAGCTGGAGGCACTGATACCTCTGCTTCCGTTTTGGAATGGGCAATGTCTGAGCTCATAAAACAGCCAAACCTGATCGAAAAGGCGACAGAAGAGCTTGACAGAGTGATTGGGAAGGAGAGATGGGTAGAAGAGAAAGACCTCGAAAACCTTCCTTATATGGATGCAATTATGAAAGAGACCATGAGGAAGCACCCTGCGGTTGTAATGCTACCACCACATCTAGCTCTTGAAGATTGCAACGTGGCAGGTTATGATGTTCGTAAAGGGACTCTAGTGTTTGTGAACATATGGAGCATGGGAAGAGACCCCACACTGTGGGATGCACCAGATGAGTTTAGGCCTGAGAGGTTCTTAGGGAAGGCAATTGATGTAAAGGGACAGAGTTTTGAGTTATTGCCATTTGGTTCTGGAAGGAGGATGTGCCCTGGTTATAGTCTTGGACTGAAAATGATAGGGTCTTGTTTGGCTAACATGTTACATGGGTTTAACTGGAAACTGCCAGAAAATGTGAAAGTTGAAGATTTGGGCATGGAGGAGGTTTATGGATTGGTCACACCTCGGAAGTTCCCACTTGTTGTGGTCACAGAACCTCGGCTGCCAATCCATCTTTATTAA
- the LOC109950243 gene encoding syntaxin-121-like, giving the protein MNDLFSGDKFFGDMESVKDELKELERLRQNLQSSHEHSKTLDNAKAVKDLRSRMEADVTFALKKAKVLKVRLKALDRSNAANRSLPCCGPGSSSDRTRISVVNGLRKKLKDSMDSFNSLRQKMLLGVLLYRSISLCSTNQYDRSLVRANSHAGAPRRCLQLMCLCLTAHRLCWRQGAPAAKAWWR; this is encoded by the coding sequence ATGAACGACTTGTTCTCTGGCGACAAGTTCTTCGGCGACATGGAGTCCGTGAAGGATGAGCTCAAGGAGCTGGAGCGCCTCCGCCAGAACCTCCAGTCCTCTCACGAGCACAGCAAGACGCTCGACAACGCCAAGGCTGTCAAGGACCTCCGATCTCGCATGGAAGCCGACGTCACCTTCGCCCTCAAGAAGGCCAAGGTCCTCAAGGTCCGCCTCAAGGCTCTCGACCGCTCCAACGCCGCCAACCGGAGCCTCCCCTGCTGCGGACCCGGTTCGTCCTCCGATCGGACCCGGATCTCCGTCGTCAACGGCCTCCGCAAGAAGCTCAAGGACTCCATGGACAGCTTCAACTCCCTCAGGCAGAAGATGCTGCTGGGGGTCTTGCTATACAGATCCATCTCCTTATGCAGTACAAATCAATATGATAGGTCCCTGGTCAGAGCCAATAGCCATGCAGGTGCGCCAAGGAGATGCCTGCAGTTGATGTGCCTGTGCCTGACAGCTCATCGACTATGCTGGCGGCAGGGAGCTCCAGCGGCGAAGGCGTGGTGGAGATAG
- the LOC18770754 gene encoding 2-methylbutanal oxime monooxygenase: MSELLKQPHLIEKATEELDRVIGRNRWVEERDLEQLPYVDAIMKETMRKHPVAVMLAPHLALEDCNAGGYDICKGTRVFINTWSMGRDPSLWDAPDEFRPERFLGKAIDVKGQSFELLPFGSGRRMCPGYSLGLKMIRSSLANLLKGFNWKLPENM; this comes from the coding sequence ATGTCTGAGCTCTTAAAGCAACCACACCTCATCGAAAAGGCAACCGAAGAGCTTGATAGAGTAATTGGGAGAAACAGATGGGTAGAAGAGAGAGACCTTGAACAACTTCCTTATGTAGATGCAATTATGAAAGAGACAATGAGGAAGCACCCAGTTGCTGTAATGCTAGCTCCACATCTAGCTCTTGAAGATTGCAATGCGGGAGGTTATGATATTTGCAAAGGAACTAGAGTGTTCATTAACACATGGAGCATGGGGAGAGACCCTTCACTATGGGATGCACCAGATGAGTTTAGGCCTGAGAGGTTCTTAGGGAAGGCCATTGATGTGAAGGGGCAGAGTTTTGAACTGCTTCCATTTGGCTCAGGAAGGAGGATGTGCCCTGGTTATAGCCTTGGACTTAAAATGATAAGGTCTAGCTTGGCTAACTTGTTAAAAGGGTTTAACTGGAAATTGCCTGAGAATATGTAA
- the LOC18770030 gene encoding flavonoid 3'-monooxygenase yields MEASSSLVVLTLACLATLAFLSKIIFSQSHKPKSPPGPKPWPILGNLNLMGPLPHQCLHKLSQTYGPLMQLKFGSYPVVIASSAEMAKQFLKTHDHVFASRPQTAAGKYLTYNYRNITWAPFGPYWRQGRKIFMSELFSSKRLESFEYIRVEEIRAFTSRFYALSGKPVMLKEHISRLTLSTVSRIVLGKEYFSESQFVTSTMTLREFQDMLDELVCLSGVLNIGDWIPWLKFFDLQGYVKQMKALKKKFDLFHDYILDEHKARKKEETNFVPKDMVDLLLQLVDDPDLEVKLNRDSVKGFTQDLIAGGTDTSATNLEWAMSELIRQPHLIGKATEELDRVIGRERWVEEKDLENLPYIDAIMKETMRKHPVVAMLAPHLALEDCKVEGYDICKGTRVFINTWSIGRDPSLWDAPEEFNPERFLGKAIDVKGQSFELLPFGSGRRMCPGYGLGLKMIRCSLANMLHGFNWKLPENMKPEDLCMEEVAGLSTPRKFPLVAVMEPRLPIHLY; encoded by the exons ATGgaggcttcttcttctttggttgTTTTAACCCTGGCATGTCTAGCTACTCTCGCCTTCCTatcaaaaattatattttcccAAAGCCACAAACCAAAATCTCCACCAGGTCCAAAACCATGGCCTATACTTGGCAACCTTAACCTCATGGGACCTCTCCCACATCAATGCCTTCACAAATTATCTCAAACTTATGGACCCTTAATGCAGCTTAAGTTTGGCTCCTATCCAGTGGTAATTGCCTCATCAGCAGAAATGGCAAAACAGTTTCTGAAGACGCATGATCATGTCTTTGCCTCTAGACCTCAAACTGCAGCAGGCAAGTACCTCACTTACAACTACAGAAACATCACTTGGGCACCTTTTGGTCCTTATTGGCGTCAAGGGAGAAAAATTTTCATGTCCGAGCTATTTAGCTCAAAAAGACTAGAGTCTTTTGAGTACATTCGTGTCGAGGAAATTCGGGCTTTTACATCGCGATTCTATGCCTTGTCAGGTAAGCCTGTCATGCTTAAAGAGCATATCTCAAGGCTAACTCTTAGCACTGTGAGCAGGATTGTGTTAGGTAAGGAGTATTTTAGTGAGTCTCAGTTTGTGACTTCCACAATGACACTTAGAGAATTTCAGGACATGTTAGATGAGTTGGTGTGTCTTAGTGGGGTGTTAAATATTGGGGATTGGATACCATGGCTTAAATTTTTCGACTTACAAGGATACGTAAAGCAAATGAAGGccttaaagaaaaaatttgatCTCTTCCATGATTATATATTGGATGAACACAAGgcaaggaagaaagaagagacaAATTTTGTGCCAAAAGACATGGTGGACTTACTGTTGCAGCTGGTTGATGATCCTGATCTTGAAGTTAAGCTCAACCGTGACAGTGTCAAGGGATTCACTCAG GATTTAATAGCAGGGGGCACAGATACCTCTGCTACCAATTTGGAGTGGGCAATGTCTGAACTCATAAGACAACCACACCTCATTGGAAAGGCAACCGAAGAGCTTGACAGAGTaattgggagagagagatgggtagAAGAGAAAGACCTCGAAAACCTTCCTTATATAGATGCAATTATGAAAGAGACAATGAGGAAGCACCCTGTGGTTGCAATGCTTGCACCACATCTAGCTCTTGAAGATTGCAAAGTGGAAGGTTATGATATTTGTAAAGGAACTAGAGTGTTCATAAACACATGGAGCATAGGGAGAGACCCTTCACTATGGGATGCACCAGAAGAGTTCAACCCAGAGAGGTTCTTAGGGAAGGCAATTGATGTGAAGGGTCAGAGTTTTGAGCTGCTGCCATTTGGCTCAGGAAGGAGGATGTGCCCTGGTTATGGCCTTGGACTAAAAATGATTAGGTGCAGCTTGGCTAACATGTTACATGGGTTTAATTGGAAATTGCCTGAGAATATGAAACCAGAAGATTTGTGCATGGAGGAAGTTGCTGGATTGTCAACACCAAGGAAGTTCCCTCTTGTTGCAGTCATGGAGCCTCGGCTCCCAATCCATCTTTATTGA